In a genomic window of Telopea speciosissima isolate NSW1024214 ecotype Mountain lineage chromosome 5, Tspe_v1, whole genome shotgun sequence:
- the LOC122662489 gene encoding beta-glucuronosyltransferase GlcAT14A-like: MGIKELMISFLVTLHLFTLLFIPTILTRLAIGFRPVTTIHLPKSQIPYPVIFAYRISASKGDLAKLKHALQAFYHPGNYYLFHVDHNAMTTEHLELIQFVSSNPVFAEMGNVWVVQKSNLVTYRGPTMLATTLHAMAMLQRTCNWDWFINLSASDYPLITQDDLIHAFSDLPKDLNFIQHNNHLGCWKMNKRGKPIIIDPGLYSHNKSEIRRVIKQRALPTAFKLYTGSAWTF, encoded by the exons ATGGGCATCAAAGAATTAATGATCTCCTTCCTCGTAACATTACACCTCTTCACCCTCCTCTTCATCCCCACAATACTAACCAGACTCGCCATCGGATTCCGGCCAGTAACCACAATTCATCTTCCTAAATCCCAAATTCCATACCCTGTAATTTTTGCCTACCGTATCTCTGCGTCGAAGGGAGACCTTGCAAAGCTAAAACATGCTTTGCAAGCATTCTACCACCCGGGGAATTACTACCTCTTCCACGTGGACCACAATGCGATGACGACAGAGCATCTGGAGCTAATCCAATTCGTCTCCAGCAACCCAGTTTTTGCCGAGATGGGTAATGTTTGGGTGGTGCAGAAATCGAATTTGGTGACCTACAGAGGACCCACTATGCTTGCCACCACTCTCCATGCCATGGCCATGCTTCAGAGGACCTGCAATTGGGACTGGTTTATTAATCTCAGTGCTTCTGACTATCCCTTAATTACTCAAGATG ATCTGATCCATGCCTTCTCTGACCTGCCTAAAGATCTCAATTTCATACAGCACAACAACCATTTGGGTTGTTGGAAAAT GAATAAGAGAGGAAAACCTATCATCATTGACCCTGGACTCTATAGCCACAACAAATCAGAGATCCGGCGGGTTATAAAACAGAGGGCTCTCCCAACTGCTTTCAAGCTATATACAG GTTCTGCTTGGACTTTTTAA
- the LOC122661927 gene encoding mogroside IE synthase-like — translation MDMERKACRGHVLVLPFPSQGHINPILQFSKRLVSKGLKATLAVTIFISKSMNAKTNSVDIETISDGFDDDGFTKADCFQTYLSCLKERGSETLTELIKKLNDSDYPVKCVMYDAFLPWALDVAKEFGLVTVPFFTQSCAVDNIYYHAQQGLLSPPPQDVSSTVSVPGLPPLEPQDLPCFLYVVGSDPVYLALVVNQFSNLDEADWVLVNSFDSLENEVVEQMAKLWRLRTIGPTLPSMYLEKGIEDDKDYNLNLFNPDTTMCMNWLNNRLSGTVVYVSFGSIAVLGVEQMEELALGLRMSNSYILWVVRASERDKLSNKFVDEASEKCLVVSWCPQLDVLAHKAVGCFVTHCGWNSTLEGLSLGVPMVGLPQWADQTTNAKYVEDVWEVGIRARVDDQGIVRKEELELCIREIMEGKRGELIKKNTIKWKSLAKEAVDKGGSSDNNIDEFVAQLVST, via the exons atggacatggaaaggaaagcttgcagaggccatgtgctgGTGCTTCCATTCCCAAGCCAAGGCCACATAAATCCAATCCTCCAATTCTCTAAACGTTTAGTCTCAAAAGGCCTGAAAGCCACTCTGGCTGTAACCATCTTCATCTCCAAGTCCATGAATGCAAAAACCAATTCAGTTGATATTGAAACCATCTCTGATGGCTTCGATGATGATGGTTTTACAAAAGCCGATTGCTTCCAGACCTACCTCTCATGTTTAAAAGAAAGAGGTTCCGAAACCTTAACTGAGCTCATAAAGAAACTAAATGACTCAGATTACCCAGTCAAGTGCGTTATGTATGACGCATTCTTACCATGGGCTTTAGATGTAGCCAAAGAGTTTGGGTTGGTTACTGTCCCATTCTTCACTCAGTCTTGTGCAGTTGATAACATATACTACCATGCTCAACAGGGACTTCTCAGCCCCCCACCACAGGACGTGAGTAGTACTGTTTCAGTTCCTGGGCTGCCACCACTTGAACCACAAGACTTGCCATGTTTTCTTTATGTAGTAGGATCTGATCCCGTTTACCTGGCACTTGTTGTGAATCAATTCTCTAATTTAGATGAAGCAGATTGGGTTCTTGTGAACAGCTTCGACTCGTTGGAGAATGAG GTGGTGGAGCAAATGGCGAAACTCTGGCGATTGAGGACGATTGGACCAACTTTACCATCCATGTACCTGGAGAAGGGGATAGAAGATGATAAAGACTACAATCTCAATCTCTTCAATCCAGACACTACTATGTGTATGAACTGGTTAAATAATAGGCTAAGTGGAACGGTTGTCTATGTGTCATTTGGGAGCATAGCTGTGCTTGGAGTTGAGCAGATGGAAGAACTAGCATTGGGTTTGAGGATGAGCAATAGCTACATCTTATGGGTGGTGAGGGCATCAGAGAGAGACAAGCTAAGTAACAAGTTTGTGGATGAAGCATCAGAGAAGTGTTTGGTGGTTTCATGGTGCCCTCAGTTAGATGTATTAGCCCACAAGGCAGTAGGATGCTTTGTTACACACTGTGGATGGAATTCTACTCTAGAGGGACTTAGCTTAGGAGTTCCAATGGTTGGACTGCCACAGTGGGCAGATCAAACCACTAATGCTAAGTATGTTGAGGATGTTTGGGAAGTAGGAATTAGAGCTCGGGTTGATGACCAAGGGATTGTAAGAAAAGAAGAGCTAGAGCTTTGCATAAGGGAAATTATGGAGGGAAAGAGAGGGGAACTGATCAAGAAGAATACCATCAAATGGAAGAGTTTGGCTAAAGAAGCAGTGGATAAAGGTGGAAGTTCAGATAATAATATTGATGAATTTGTAGCTCAATTAGTTTCCACCTAA